A single Streptomyces sp. 2114.4 DNA region contains:
- a CDS encoding ScbR family autoregulator-binding transcription factor produces the protein MSEVYVQIRAKTTRRSLLEAAATLFDERGYAGTSISDISAHSGRTSGAIYFHYASKEKLALAIVEEHFATWPHLISRHRQPGLPALEKLIGLSFEVARAFRDDIVVRAGARLWAERKAIDTQLPAPFLGWIGAVTQLLEEAARNGELAADVPPAATAHGIVCAFFGLHTVSDALDGRRHIEEHLDDLWQLLLRGLQAAPDPAALLARVRRRMRDNGTTSGTA, from the coding sequence ATGTCTGAGGTGTATGTGCAGATCCGGGCGAAGACGACGCGCAGGTCCCTTCTTGAGGCGGCAGCAACCCTGTTCGACGAGCGAGGGTATGCCGGTACCAGCATCAGCGACATCAGTGCGCATTCCGGTCGCACCAGCGGTGCCATTTACTTCCACTACGCCAGCAAGGAAAAGCTTGCCCTTGCCATCGTCGAGGAGCATTTCGCCACCTGGCCGCATTTGATCAGCCGGCACCGGCAGCCCGGTCTGCCGGCCCTGGAAAAACTCATCGGGCTGAGTTTCGAGGTGGCCCGGGCCTTTCGTGACGACATCGTCGTCCGGGCCGGTGCCCGCCTGTGGGCCGAACGCAAAGCCATCGACACGCAGCTTCCCGCACCGTTCCTCGGCTGGATCGGAGCGGTCACCCAGTTGCTCGAAGAGGCCGCCCGCAACGGGGAACTCGCTGCCGATGTGCCACCCGCCGCCACCGCCCACGGCATCGTCTGTGCCTTCTTCGGTCTGCACACCGTCTCCGACGCCCTGGACGGCCGCCGGCACATCGAGGAGCACCTGGACGACCTGTGGCAGCTGCTGCTCCGCGGCCTGCAGGCCGCGCCGGATCCGGCCGCGCTGCTCGCTCGTGTGCGCCGGCGGATGCGCGACAACGGGACGACGTCCGGGACCGCGTAG
- the bla gene encoding class A beta-lactamase, giving the protein METTGSHRSRRAVLALGAGTALAAAVPTAASASTPGRVGLAAQLRDLEQQYSARLGVFARDTATGRTVKYRADERFPMCSVFKTLAAAAVLRDRDDDFLGHRIRYAEKYVTDSGYAPITGKSENLANGMTVGELCAAAVSYSDNGAGNLLLGELGGPAAVTGFCRSIGDGTTRLDRWEPDLNSAEPWRKTDITSPRAIGQTYARLVLGSTLTTADRTRLTRWLVANTTNGERFRAGLPADWTLADKTGGGKQYGVANDVGIVWPPGRPPLVLSVLSTKFDPEGPTDNPLVAKAAALVAAALT; this is encoded by the coding sequence TTGGAGACCACAGGATCCCACCGCTCCCGCCGCGCGGTACTGGCCCTCGGCGCAGGGACCGCGCTCGCGGCAGCGGTGCCGACCGCGGCGTCCGCCTCAACCCCTGGCCGGGTCGGGCTCGCCGCCCAGTTGAGGGACCTTGAGCAGCAGTACTCCGCGCGCCTGGGAGTGTTCGCGCGCGACACGGCCACGGGCCGGACCGTGAAGTATCGCGCGGACGAGCGCTTTCCGATGTGCTCGGTGTTCAAGACTCTGGCCGCCGCTGCCGTCTTGCGTGACCGCGACGACGATTTCCTCGGCCACCGGATCCGGTACGCCGAAAAATACGTCACGGATTCGGGCTATGCCCCGATCACGGGCAAGTCCGAAAATCTCGCCAACGGTATGACCGTCGGCGAGCTGTGTGCCGCCGCCGTGTCCTACAGCGACAACGGGGCGGGCAATCTGCTCCTCGGTGAGCTCGGCGGACCCGCCGCGGTCACCGGGTTCTGCCGCTCGATCGGGGACGGGACCACTCGTCTCGACCGGTGGGAGCCCGATCTGAACTCGGCGGAACCCTGGCGGAAGACCGATATCACCAGCCCCCGTGCCATCGGTCAGACCTATGCGCGGCTCGTCCTGGGAAGCACCCTCACTACGGCGGACCGGACACGGCTGACGAGGTGGCTGGTCGCCAACACCACCAACGGTGAGCGTTTCCGTGCCGGCCTGCCCGCCGACTGGACACTGGCGGACAAAACCGGTGGCGGGAAGCAGTACGGCGTCGCCAACGATGTCGGCATCGTCTGGCCGCCCGGACGGCCGCCGCTCGTACTCTCCGTCCTCTCCACCAAATTCGACCCCGAGGGGCCGACGGACAACCCGCTGGTGGCCAAGGCCGCCGCGCTGGTGGCAGCGGCACTCACCTGA
- a CDS encoding alanine racemase, whose amino-acid sequence MHPHASSSPEREIRALPELRLVRGALAHNVRLMAEWCREHRVELSPHIKTTMVRPIVEQQLEAGAWGVTVATARQADVARSWGVRRILVANEVIHSADLALLRHLLDETPDLELFCLIDSSAGVDLAAAALHDTHNPLRVLVDVGVPGGRTGVRSPAEAYELAAAAVKASPGLLLAGVAGYEGVRPNTRDAATLAAVDAHCRMTAEVFESLVPLYETARPVFSMGGSAFPDRVVRAVAELLTRCGDLPLVPVLRSGCYVTHDHGTYAQVTPLPGLRPALTVRATVLSTPESGTAVVGAGKRELPYDAGLPVVLGARSAAGAPREVRATAARIYDHHLVLTPTRGLQVGDEVDLGVSHPCSAFDRWPDVTVVDEEGAACDVWHPQFR is encoded by the coding sequence ATGCACCCCCACGCCTCCTCCTCCCCCGAGCGCGAGATCCGTGCGTTGCCCGAACTCCGTCTTGTACGCGGCGCGTTGGCGCACAATGTGCGGCTCATGGCGGAGTGGTGCCGTGAGCACCGCGTCGAGCTCTCGCCCCACATCAAGACCACCATGGTCCGCCCCATCGTCGAACAGCAGCTGGAAGCCGGTGCGTGGGGCGTCACGGTGGCCACCGCCCGGCAAGCCGACGTGGCGCGCAGCTGGGGAGTGCGCCGGATCCTGGTCGCCAATGAAGTGATCCACTCCGCCGACCTCGCTCTCCTGCGCCACCTGCTCGACGAAACGCCGGACCTGGAGCTCTTCTGCCTCATCGACTCCTCGGCGGGCGTGGACCTCGCAGCGGCGGCCCTGCACGACACGCACAACCCGCTCCGGGTGCTTGTCGACGTGGGCGTGCCGGGCGGCCGGACCGGGGTGCGTAGCCCCGCGGAGGCGTACGAGCTCGCCGCGGCCGCCGTCAAGGCCTCGCCCGGGCTCCTCCTGGCCGGCGTCGCCGGATACGAGGGAGTACGCCCCAATACCCGGGACGCCGCGACGCTCGCCGCCGTCGACGCGCATTGCCGCATGACCGCCGAGGTCTTCGAGTCGTTGGTCCCGCTGTACGAGACCGCGCGCCCCGTCTTCAGCATGGGCGGATCCGCGTTTCCCGACCGCGTCGTCCGCGCCGTGGCGGAGCTGCTGACCCGGTGCGGCGACCTGCCACTGGTGCCCGTGCTCCGGTCAGGCTGCTACGTCACCCACGACCACGGCACCTACGCCCAGGTCACGCCGCTCCCCGGCCTGCGTCCGGCACTGACCGTCCGCGCGACGGTGCTCTCCACGCCCGAGAGCGGAACCGCCGTGGTGGGGGCCGGCAAACGCGAGCTTCCCTACGACGCCGGCCTGCCCGTCGTCCTCGGGGCACGCTCGGCCGCCGGCGCGCCCCGCGAGGTGCGGGCCACGGCGGCGCGGATCTACGACCACCATCTGGTCCTCACCCCCACCCGAGGCCTTCAGGTGGGCGACGAGGTCGACCTCGGTGTCTCCCACCCGTGCTCGGCCTTCGACCGGTGGCCCGACGTCACCGTCGTCGATGAGGAGGGAGCAGCCTGCGACGTGTGGCATCCGCAATTCCGCTGA
- a CDS encoding helix-turn-helix domain-containing protein, with translation MAAENDPAEAGGAASDGIGRHLRRERLERGLTLEQLADRTGLSRSYLSNVERDVNSPTINTLRTIVDALGTTLSRLFRAVESEQRVLTRPDQRIELTRAGVEGVTYTLLNPEHGGRLEMMLLEVAPGAGSGDRPHTHAGEEVGVLLSGELDYWVDGVHHRLQPGDCVSFPSSTPHRYSNPGEVPAVCVWAETPPSF, from the coding sequence GTGGCGGCTGAGAACGACCCGGCCGAAGCGGGAGGCGCGGCGAGCGACGGGATCGGCCGCCACCTTCGCCGGGAGCGCCTGGAGCGGGGCCTCACCCTCGAACAGCTCGCGGACCGGACCGGACTCTCCCGCAGCTACCTCAGCAACGTCGAGCGCGATGTGAACAGCCCGACGATCAACACCCTGCGGACGATCGTCGATGCCCTCGGTACGACCCTCAGTCGGCTGTTCCGTGCCGTCGAGAGCGAACAGCGCGTCCTGACCCGTCCCGACCAGCGCATCGAACTCACCCGGGCAGGGGTGGAGGGCGTCACCTACACCCTCCTCAATCCCGAGCACGGTGGCCGGCTGGAGATGATGCTTCTGGAGGTGGCCCCGGGGGCCGGCTCCGGCGACCGGCCGCACACCCATGCCGGGGAGGAAGTCGGGGTCCTGTTGAGCGGGGAACTGGACTACTGGGTCGACGGCGTCCACCATCGCCTGCAGCCCGGCGACTGTGTCAGCTTCCCGTCCTCCACCCCGCACCGCTACAGCAACCCGGGCGAGGTGCCGGCGGTCTGTGTCTGGGCCGAGACCCCGCCGAGCTTCTGA
- a CDS encoding UBP-type zinc finger domain-containing protein: MAFSDGTAGSLICQHLDEVTAVSPDSPDSCPECVALGDEWVHLRECQSCGHIGCCDSSKNKHATAHHHATGHPLIRSYEPGEAWWWCYEDQVTFEVEGMGPVRSA, encoded by the coding sequence ATGGCTTTCAGTGACGGAACGGCGGGGAGCCTGATCTGTCAGCACCTCGATGAGGTGACGGCGGTCAGCCCCGACAGCCCTGACAGCTGTCCGGAGTGCGTCGCGCTGGGTGATGAGTGGGTGCATCTGCGCGAATGCCAGAGCTGCGGACACATCGGCTGCTGCGACTCCTCCAAGAACAAGCACGCCACGGCCCATCACCACGCGACCGGCCACCCGCTCATCCGGTCCTATGAGCCCGGCGAGGCCTGGTGGTGGTGTTACGAGGACCAGGTGACCTTCGAGGTGGAGGGTATGGGCCCCGTACGGTCGGCATGA
- a CDS encoding peroxiredoxin: MAPAPQIGKPVPDFTLPGGVLTGDRFERRDYALSLQRGRPLVLAFYPGDDTSVCTKQLCSYSSGLEQFQGQNAEVWGISPQDVDSHERFARKYDLRMPLLADTDRGVARTFGVAAPGIGVRRAVFLIGSDGILHWKHVALLGATFQPLDTLARHLAGMPTA, encoded by the coding sequence ATGGCCCCCGCACCCCAAATCGGCAAGCCCGTACCCGACTTCACCCTGCCCGGTGGTGTGCTGACCGGCGACCGCTTCGAGCGTCGTGACTACGCCCTGTCCCTTCAGCGCGGTCGCCCGCTCGTCCTGGCGTTCTATCCGGGTGACGACACCAGCGTGTGCACCAAGCAATTGTGTTCCTACTCCAGTGGCCTTGAGCAGTTCCAGGGCCAGAACGCGGAGGTCTGGGGCATAAGTCCGCAGGACGTGGACAGTCACGAGCGGTTTGCGCGCAAGTACGACCTGCGGATGCCCTTGCTCGCCGACACCGATCGCGGCGTCGCCCGCACCTTCGGCGTCGCCGCCCCCGGCATCGGAGTGCGCAGGGCCGTGTTCCTCATCGGATCCGACGGCATCCTGCACTGGAAACACGTCGCACTGCTCGGCGCCACCTTCCAGCCTCTCGACACGCTCGCCCGGCATCTCGCCGGTATGCCCACCGCCTGA
- a CDS encoding BTAD domain-containing putative transcriptional regulator, producing MQIGVLGPFEVRTDDGDLADVPGARLRGLLIALALKPGQVVPKASLVDWIWGEDLPADATNALQRLVSRLRKVLPRGVVESRTDGYRLTVEPDAVDAVRFERLVTEGQADTEDGSLRVRLLRQALDLWRGAALQDVGLQDSAAFDAAVVRLEGLRLTATEERVGAEIALGRGAELVTELTDLVAAHPVRERLVAALMRALVAAGRDSEALLVYQRAREALADALGVGPSPELAALHLALLRGEVGPGLRPREASRKTNLRAELTTFVGRDADVAAVRGLIAGHRLTTVTGPGGSGKTRLATEAARTLLGDLPDGAWLVELAAIGSDGDVAQPTLAGLGLRDALLGGAPTAELTDRLIAAVREREALLILDNCEHVIESAAVFAHRVLGECRRLRILATSREPLGITGEALWPVEPLALPEGDAGTAEIESAPAVQLLRDRAGAVRRDLAADARTLATMVRVCRALDGMPLAIELAAARLRTMSLDQLAHRLDDRFRLLTCGSRTALPRHKTLRAAVDWSWELLTDAERMVLRRLSVFSGGASPEAAERVCAGDAVEQDQVLELLTALTEKSLLVAEVDSDPRYRMTGTIKEYAGQRLAEAGESERARHAHLAYFTEFAETAEPHLRRAEQLDWLALLEAEHDNIGSAMRGALAAGEAQAAMRLAAGAGWYWWLGGHRTEGMELITAAARTPGEVSDDVRAMTYALVVLFLSAGRGDERQAEHWIREAHRLSRRSRCRAPLLGLVAALERLLHTPDAFRPAFEALLDNEDPWVRALARLQLGKMRIVLGQDGSDADAHLERALAEFRALGERFGISFALSELADRIAVRGEFAAACQHYEQAIAVVTEVGATEDVIRMRSRQAQLYWLLGHEDASAAALAEAQRCAERVTWPGALAELALAKAELARWGGDAEEAYRQLGLATAVLGDEAKQAHLRAVTHDLLGYLADDLGEARAHRAAACEAAAEAGHALAIAPVLVGVADLALRRDDHEQAARLLAASADVRGLQDRSHPDVARIEQAARRRLGEARFAEAAREGTRTHWSQLVEATLAS from the coding sequence GTGCAGATCGGGGTGCTGGGTCCGTTCGAAGTGCGCACGGACGACGGCGACTTGGCCGACGTACCGGGCGCGCGGCTGCGCGGGCTGCTGATCGCCCTCGCGCTCAAGCCGGGTCAGGTGGTCCCGAAGGCGTCGCTCGTCGACTGGATCTGGGGGGAGGATCTGCCCGCCGATGCGACGAACGCCCTGCAGCGCCTGGTTTCCCGGCTGCGGAAGGTGCTGCCGCGCGGGGTGGTCGAGAGCCGGACGGACGGCTATCGGTTGACCGTGGAGCCCGACGCCGTCGACGCCGTGCGCTTTGAACGCCTGGTCACCGAGGGGCAGGCCGACACCGAGGACGGTTCCCTGCGGGTGCGGCTGCTGCGCCAGGCCCTCGATCTGTGGCGCGGTGCGGCCCTGCAGGACGTCGGGCTGCAGGACAGCGCCGCCTTCGACGCCGCGGTCGTCCGGCTCGAAGGGTTGCGCCTGACCGCCACGGAGGAGCGGGTCGGCGCGGAGATCGCCCTCGGGCGCGGTGCGGAGCTGGTCACGGAGCTGACCGACCTGGTGGCCGCCCACCCGGTGCGGGAACGGCTGGTCGCGGCGCTGATGCGCGCGCTCGTCGCGGCCGGTCGCGACAGTGAGGCGCTGCTGGTCTACCAGCGCGCGAGGGAGGCGCTGGCCGATGCGCTGGGCGTCGGTCCCTCGCCGGAACTGGCCGCATTGCACCTCGCGCTGCTGCGGGGCGAGGTGGGGCCCGGCCTGCGGCCACGGGAAGCGAGCCGCAAGACCAACCTGCGCGCCGAGCTGACCACCTTCGTCGGCAGGGACGCCGATGTCGCCGCGGTCCGCGGGCTCATCGCCGGGCACCGGCTCACCACCGTGACCGGGCCGGGCGGCTCGGGGAAGACCCGGCTGGCCACGGAGGCCGCACGCACGCTGCTCGGCGACCTGCCGGACGGGGCCTGGCTGGTGGAGCTCGCCGCCATCGGTTCGGACGGCGACGTGGCGCAGCCGACGCTCGCCGGGCTCGGCCTACGGGACGCCCTGCTGGGCGGGGCCCCGACCGCGGAGCTGACGGACCGGCTGATCGCCGCGGTCCGCGAGCGGGAGGCGCTGCTGATCCTGGACAACTGTGAGCATGTGATCGAGTCCGCGGCGGTGTTCGCCCACCGGGTGCTCGGGGAGTGCCGGCGGCTGCGGATCCTGGCGACGAGCCGGGAACCGCTCGGCATCACCGGGGAGGCGCTGTGGCCGGTCGAGCCGCTGGCCCTGCCGGAGGGGGACGCGGGCACCGCCGAGATCGAGTCCGCACCCGCCGTTCAGCTGCTGCGGGACCGGGCCGGGGCGGTGCGCCGGGATCTCGCGGCCGACGCCCGCACGCTGGCAACGATGGTGCGCGTCTGCCGGGCGCTGGACGGGATGCCGCTGGCGATCGAGCTGGCCGCGGCCCGGTTGCGCACCATGTCCCTCGATCAGCTCGCCCACCGGCTCGACGACCGCTTCCGCCTGCTGACCTGCGGCAGCCGGACCGCGCTGCCGCGGCACAAGACGCTGCGCGCGGCAGTCGACTGGAGCTGGGAGCTGCTGACCGATGCCGAGCGGATGGTCCTGCGCAGGCTCTCGGTGTTCTCCGGCGGGGCGAGCCCGGAAGCGGCCGAACGGGTCTGCGCGGGCGACGCCGTCGAGCAGGATCAGGTGCTCGAGCTGCTGACCGCGCTGACCGAGAAGTCGCTGCTGGTCGCCGAGGTCGACAGCGACCCGCGCTATCGCATGACCGGCACCATCAAGGAGTACGCCGGCCAGCGTCTCGCGGAGGCCGGGGAATCGGAGCGGGCGCGCCATGCGCACCTGGCCTACTTCACCGAGTTCGCCGAGACCGCGGAGCCGCATCTGCGCCGCGCCGAGCAGCTGGACTGGCTGGCCCTGCTCGAGGCCGAGCACGACAACATCGGTTCGGCGATGCGGGGCGCGCTGGCGGCGGGCGAGGCGCAGGCGGCGATGCGGCTGGCGGCGGGCGCGGGCTGGTACTGGTGGCTCGGCGGGCACCGGACCGAGGGCATGGAGCTGATCACCGCGGCCGCCAGGACACCCGGCGAAGTGAGCGACGACGTCCGGGCCATGACGTACGCGCTGGTCGTGCTGTTCCTGAGCGCCGGACGGGGCGACGAGCGCCAGGCGGAGCACTGGATCCGCGAGGCGCACCGGCTCAGCCGGCGCAGCCGGTGTCGCGCCCCGCTGCTGGGGCTCGTCGCCGCGCTGGAACGCCTGCTGCACACGCCCGACGCGTTCCGGCCCGCTTTCGAAGCGCTGCTCGACAACGAGGACCCCTGGGTGCGCGCGCTGGCCCGCCTGCAGCTGGGCAAGATGCGGATCGTGCTCGGACAGGACGGGTCGGACGCGGACGCGCATCTGGAGAGGGCACTCGCCGAGTTCCGGGCGCTCGGCGAGCGGTTCGGGATCTCGTTCGCCCTGTCCGAGCTGGCGGACCGGATCGCCGTGCGCGGCGAGTTCGCCGCCGCGTGCCAGCACTACGAGCAGGCGATCGCGGTCGTCACCGAGGTCGGTGCCACCGAGGATGTCATCCGGATGCGGTCGCGGCAGGCGCAGCTGTACTGGCTGCTGGGCCACGAGGACGCGAGTGCGGCCGCCCTTGCCGAGGCGCAGCGGTGCGCGGAGCGGGTCACCTGGCCGGGCGCGCTGGCCGAGCTGGCCCTCGCGAAGGCGGAGCTCGCCCGGTGGGGCGGCGATGCCGAGGAGGCGTACAGGCAACTCGGCCTCGCGACGGCCGTACTGGGTGACGAAGCGAAGCAGGCGCACCTGCGCGCGGTGACACACGATCTGCTCGGCTACCTCGCCGACGATCTCGGCGAGGCCCGGGCGCACCGCGCGGCGGCCTGCGAGGCGGCGGCCGAGGCGGGACACGCGCTGGCGATCGCGCCGGTGCTCGTCGGGGTCGCGGACCTGGCCCTGCGCCGCGACGACCACGAGCAGGCCGCACGGCTGCTCGCGGCGAGCGCGGACGTACGCGGGCTGCAGGACCGCTCCCACCCGGACGTGGCCCGGATCGAACAGGCCGCGCGGCGCCGCCTCGGCGAGGCACGGTTCGCCGAGGCCGCTCGGGAGGGGACGCGGACCCACTGGTCTCAGCTGGTCGAGGCCACGCTCGCTTCTTGA
- a CDS encoding HAD family phosphatase, translated as MSADSIFSWTPAAVVFDCDGTLMDTERHWQDARDRVLHSYGFTPSAAFAEKARGLHYTECGRLMADVAGRPELTGEMTESLLEHFRDLVAAEPTTMPGAPELVYSTVQFAPLAVASNCPLEVVESCLDMAGLRDCFRHIVVPDATTRPKPHPDVYLTAAELCGVEPGDTLAVEDSHCGIQAAAGAGMRVLGVGPRPSEEETALADWWVHSLEEPAVQGWAGARIPAQGGGAAPEARTP; from the coding sequence ATGAGCGCAGACAGCATCTTTTCCTGGACACCCGCTGCCGTCGTCTTCGACTGTGACGGCACGCTGATGGACACCGAACGCCACTGGCAGGACGCCCGTGACAGAGTGCTGCACAGCTATGGATTCACCCCCTCGGCCGCATTCGCGGAAAAGGCCCGGGGGCTGCACTACACCGAATGCGGACGCCTGATGGCCGACGTCGCAGGCCGCCCGGAACTCACCGGGGAAATGACGGAATCGCTGCTCGAGCACTTCCGCGACCTCGTCGCCGCCGAGCCCACCACCATGCCCGGAGCGCCGGAACTGGTGTACTCGACCGTGCAGTTCGCCCCGCTGGCGGTGGCCAGCAACTGCCCGCTGGAAGTCGTCGAGTCCTGCCTCGATATGGCCGGACTCCGCGACTGCTTCCGCCATATCGTGGTGCCCGACGCCACGACGAGACCCAAGCCTCACCCCGACGTGTATCTCACCGCCGCCGAGCTCTGCGGAGTGGAACCCGGTGACACGCTGGCCGTCGAGGACTCCCACTGCGGCATCCAGGCCGCCGCGGGCGCGGGCATGCGGGTGCTGGGAGTCGGCCCCCGGCCCAGCGAGGAGGAGACGGCACTGGCCGACTGGTGGGTCCACTCGCTCGAAGAGCCGGCGGTGCAGGGGTGGGCCGGTGCCCGTATCCCTGCCCAGGGCGGCGGTGCCGCCCCCGAGGCCAGGACGCCGTGA
- a CDS encoding ScbA/BarX family gamma-butyrolactone biosynthesis protein, whose translation MSTPTGSIAGKSEPLSWSRTVERELVHRTSVAEVLLTDVRPTDTAHVFRVAASWPRAHPTFPRDGSQRHSPLILVETLRQLGLYIPLRFYAVPQACHAVITDLYFHLRPADEPPARAGATEITCCARVSAVRHTPDKAVGGLRLNVTFAACGVTFGCGGGGVRFLDGARFTALRAGRAAHSLPVRPADRHIRPSAARLTVNHPHDAVLALDEEGLLVSPADPLHPFFFDHATDHVPGMVLLEAARQAASYHSRGRLSRPRFGWLTAARFTELAPPARVLCTRRRSTCAFRILQGGAETAHGTLGYQ comes from the coding sequence ATGAGCACGCCAACGGGCAGCATCGCCGGAAAGAGTGAGCCGCTCAGCTGGTCCCGTACGGTCGAGCGGGAGCTGGTGCACCGGACCTCGGTGGCGGAGGTCCTTCTCACCGATGTGCGGCCGACCGATACCGCGCACGTCTTCCGCGTCGCGGCATCATGGCCGCGCGCGCATCCGACCTTCCCCCGTGACGGATCGCAGCGGCACAGCCCGCTGATTCTGGTGGAAACGCTGCGTCAGCTCGGCCTGTACATTCCCCTGCGCTTCTACGCCGTTCCTCAGGCGTGCCACGCGGTCATCACCGACCTGTACTTCCACCTCAGACCCGCCGACGAGCCACCGGCCCGCGCCGGGGCGACCGAGATCACCTGCTGCGCCCGGGTGAGCGCCGTACGGCACACGCCGGACAAGGCCGTCGGCGGTCTGCGACTGAACGTCACCTTCGCCGCCTGCGGGGTGACCTTCGGCTGTGGCGGTGGGGGCGTGCGATTCCTGGACGGCGCGCGCTTCACCGCACTGCGCGCCGGCAGGGCGGCTCATTCCCTCCCGGTCCGCCCCGCGGACCGGCACATCCGCCCGTCGGCCGCCCGGCTGACGGTGAACCATCCGCACGATGCGGTCCTCGCTCTCGACGAGGAGGGGCTGTTGGTGTCGCCGGCCGACCCCCTGCACCCGTTCTTCTTCGACCACGCGACCGATCACGTGCCCGGCATGGTGCTGCTGGAGGCCGCCCGCCAGGCCGCCTCGTACCACAGCCGGGGCAGGCTGAGCCGGCCCCGCTTCGGGTGGCTGACGGCCGCACGCTTCACCGAACTGGCCCCACCCGCACGGGTGCTGTGCACCCGGCGCCGCTCGACATGCGCATTCCGCATCCTCCAGGGCGGCGCCGAGACGGCCCACGGCACTCTCGGTTATCAGTAG
- a CDS encoding chitinase → MARPAATAVGAAVVAALLLAGCSTEEPAKKPERPGPVAPSPRESSPAPAKEPSTFAPYVDTSLKPAYNLLQGAEDTGVKEYNLAFVSPGGGCVPKWGGRQALRDNPVARQADALRAKGGDVRISFGGQSGNELARVCGSVDKLVQAYSEVIDAYGLTKADFDIEGPALTDTKANTLRAQAIARLQQRKKLDVSVTLPVLPSGLNRHAVALLENARKNGVRISTVNIMAMDYGTYYDGDMGKYAISAATATQKQVKSALGIRDDARAWKAVGVTPMIGVNDVKGEVFKPEDAAELKKFAKENGLGRLSMWSLTRDKACPGGPNLQAAATCSSIGKAENEFTRAFAG, encoded by the coding sequence GTGGCGAGGCCGGCCGCAACTGCGGTCGGGGCAGCGGTGGTTGCAGCCCTGCTGCTCGCCGGCTGTTCGACCGAAGAGCCGGCGAAGAAGCCCGAGCGCCCCGGCCCGGTGGCGCCCTCGCCGCGGGAGAGCAGCCCCGCCCCCGCCAAGGAACCCAGCACTTTCGCGCCGTACGTGGACACCTCGCTGAAGCCCGCCTACAACCTGCTCCAGGGCGCCGAGGACACCGGCGTGAAGGAGTACAACCTGGCTTTCGTCTCTCCGGGGGGCGGCTGCGTACCCAAGTGGGGCGGCAGGCAGGCACTCCGCGACAACCCGGTGGCGCGACAGGCCGACGCGCTGCGCGCCAAGGGTGGCGATGTGCGGATCTCCTTCGGCGGACAGAGCGGCAACGAACTGGCCAGGGTCTGCGGCTCGGTGGACAAGCTGGTGCAGGCGTACAGCGAGGTCATCGATGCCTACGGCCTGACGAAGGCCGACTTCGACATCGAGGGCCCCGCCTTGACGGACACCAAGGCCAACACCCTCCGCGCCCAGGCGATCGCCCGGCTCCAGCAGCGCAAGAAGCTCGATGTCTCCGTCACCCTCCCGGTGCTCCCCTCGGGGCTGAACCGGCACGCCGTCGCACTGCTGGAGAACGCCAGGAAGAACGGTGTCCGGATCTCCACGGTGAACATCATGGCCATGGACTACGGCACCTACTACGACGGCGACATGGGCAAGTACGCCATCTCGGCCGCCACCGCCACCCAGAAGCAGGTCAAGTCGGCGCTCGGCATCCGCGACGACGCCCGGGCCTGGAAGGCTGTCGGGGTCACGCCGATGATCGGAGTGAACGACGTCAAGGGCGAGGTCTTCAAGCCGGAAGACGCGGCCGAACTCAAGAAGTTCGCCAAGGAGAACGGGCTTGGCCGGCTCTCGATGTGGTCGCTGACCCGGGACAAGGCCTGCCCGGGAGGCCCGAACTTGCAGGCCGCGGCGACCTGTTCCAGCATCGGCAAAGCGGAGAACGAATTCACGCGAGCGTTCGCCGGCTGA